CAAGGCCTCAAGTTTCGTCGGCTCCGACTTCAGCTACGAGGACGTCTCCGGGAGGGACCCCGAGGAGGACGCCCATGAGCTTGTGCGGGAGGAGGCCCTGAACGGCAGGGACTGCTACGTGGTAAAGAGCACTCCCAAAGCCGGGGACATGGACTGGAGCCACAAGCTCACCTGGGTTGACAAGGAAAACTTCCTCCCCCTCAAGGAGGAGTACTTCGACCGGCGCGGCGAGCCTTACAGGGTGTTCACTGCCGACGAGGTAATGAATGTGGACGGTTTTCCCACCGTGACCCGGAGGACCATGCGAAACCTCCGGAGCGGCCACCGGACGGAGGTCGCTTTCATCAAAACCGAGTACAACGTGGGCATCAAGGACAGCCTCTTCAGCGAGCGGTTCCTGAGGCGTCCGCCAAAGAGATGGATAGAATGAGGATGAAATGCACTCCACGAAGTCCAAGCCTCCTTTTCAGGATTATTCGAGCGCGGTCCTCGCTGGGCTTCTAAGGCTGCCTTCCGAAAACCGAGAAAGGAGATAGTGGTTAACAGACTTGAGGAAGTAGCGGGGTTCGAGTGCATTCTCGCAAGAAAAGGCTTTTAGCCTCCTTCTTGGCGACTGCGGTCATTGCCGTCTTCCTGTCGCCTCCGTGCGCCTTTGCGGCGGACGTGTCGCTGCACGGGTTTTTCCAGGGTAACTATTCGGCCAACACGGCCCATGACAACCCCGGTGGAGGCGATTTCAAGCTGGCGGAGGAGAGGGTCCAGCTCCAGGTGGAGGGCTACGGAGGGCCGTTTCACCTCTACCTCAAGGAGGATGCCTTTTATGACCACGTCCAGGAGGAGGCGGACCAGGAACTCAGGGAAGGCTACCTCGACTACTCGGCCGCCTCGTGGGACGTGCGCCTTGGAAGGCAGGTGCTCACCTGGGGGGTGGGCGACCTTATTTTCATAAACGATGTCTTCCCCAAGGACTTTGCTGCTTTCTTCTCCGGCAGGCCCCTTGAGTACCTGAAAAAGGGCGTGGACGGGGCAAGGGTGGGCTGGTATCCAGGGTTTGCCAATTTCGTCCTCGTCGTGGTCCCGTTTTTCGAGCCGGACACGGGCCTGAGTCCGTCGAGGTTTTCGATGATGAGCCCGGTGCCGCCCACCGTAGTCGATATCGAGAGGCAGGAACCCAGGACGTCGCTCGAAAACACGGAGGTGGCCCTGAGGGCCTACAGGAACCTCCTCGGTTTCGACGCCTCCCTGTACTATTACAGGGGGTTTTTCAGGCAGGCCTCGGTGCTTCT
The Nitrospirota bacterium genome window above contains:
- a CDS encoding outer membrane lipoprotein-sorting protein yields the protein MMKRLFGAAAAVLLLAGSLHAMQAGEIIRKSQSAFLSQGEDFKARVVMKLITKDGKERLREMTMLRKNYTGGEQKYFIYFFRPADVRDMTFMVHKYPGRDDDRWLFVPAINMVRRIAAKDKASSFVGSDFSYEDVSGRDPEEDAHELVREEALNGRDCYVVKSTPKAGDMDWSHKLTWVDKENFLPLKEEYFDRRGEPYRVFTADEVMNVDGFPTVTRRTMRNLRSGHRTEVAFIKTEYNVGIKDSLFSERFLRRPPKRWIE